A single genomic interval of Acidimicrobiales bacterium harbors:
- the bioB gene encoding biotin synthase BioB, whose translation MAAPTVSAVLDRARSKLIRDQQRLLPPELETLANLGEEDLPLLTELAHDVRRTWCGDAVEVEGILSAKTGGCPEDCHFCAQSSRFDTPVLATPFLDTDEVLRAARETAALGASEFCIVLAIRGPDERTMRRLIDLVPLVQQESGLNVAVSAGILDRTQAYRLAEAGVHRYNHNLESARSFFPEIVTTHSWQERYDTCLLVKETGMELCCGVLLGMGESDAQRLELIDQLTSLQPQEVPVNFLDPRPGTPLMIRPPVTPLEAIRWIALFRLGLPDVILRYAGGREITLGDLQAMGLTSGINALIVGNYLTTLGRDPEEDLTMLKDLQMPIGSLSKVL comes from the coding sequence CCCAACCGTGTCAGCAGTGCTCGACCGAGCCCGGTCCAAGCTCATCCGGGATCAACAGCGGCTTCTTCCGCCAGAGCTGGAGACGCTGGCCAACCTCGGGGAAGAAGATCTGCCCCTCTTGACAGAGTTGGCCCACGACGTGCGCCGAACGTGGTGCGGCGACGCCGTCGAGGTAGAAGGGATCCTGTCGGCCAAGACCGGGGGGTGCCCGGAGGATTGCCATTTCTGCGCGCAGTCGTCCCGTTTCGACACCCCGGTGCTCGCGACCCCGTTCCTTGACACCGACGAGGTTCTGAGAGCGGCGCGGGAGACCGCTGCGCTCGGTGCGAGCGAATTCTGCATCGTGCTCGCCATTCGGGGTCCTGACGAGCGGACCATGCGCCGGCTCATCGACTTGGTCCCGCTGGTCCAGCAGGAGTCAGGCCTGAACGTCGCAGTATCCGCTGGAATTCTCGACCGTACCCAGGCTTACCGCCTGGCAGAGGCGGGAGTCCACCGGTACAACCACAACCTCGAGAGCGCACGGTCCTTCTTCCCCGAAATAGTCACGACGCACTCGTGGCAGGAGCGCTACGACACCTGCCTACTGGTCAAAGAAACCGGTATGGAGCTTTGCTGCGGCGTCCTTCTCGGAATGGGAGAGTCGGACGCGCAGCGCCTCGAGCTGATCGACCAGCTGACATCCCTGCAGCCCCAGGAAGTCCCGGTGAACTTTCTCGATCCCAGACCCGGCACGCCTTTGATGATCCGCCCCCCGGTGACCCCCTTGGAAGCGATCCGTTGGATCGCCCTCTTCCGTCTTGGTCTCCCAGATGTCATTCTCCGCTACGCCGGCGGGAGGGAGATAACTCTTGGGGACCTGCAAGCCATGGGCCTGACCAGTGGCATAAACGCCCTGATCGTTGGGAACTATCTCACCACGCTTGGCCGAGACCCCGAAGAGGACCTGACCATGCTCAAAGATCTCCAGATGCCGATCGGCTCGCTGTCGAAGGTGCTCTGA
- a CDS encoding PHP domain-containing protein: protein MTEPVTFAVEALERIAYLLERGRAETYKVRAFRRAAAAIQSVEPGELEALWRAGRLRDIPGVGETSGRVVAEALAGETPGYLAELEGRGEPGLSEKATEVRSVLKGDCHSHSDWSDGGSPVEVMATAAAALGHSYLVMTDHSPRLTVAHGLDPARLRSQLALIDELNEKLTPFRVMTGIEVDILEDGSLDQEDELLDRLDVVVASVHSKLRMEAPEMTRRMVRAIENPRTDILGHCTGRIIVGRGRKPSTFDAHKVFEACLRTGTAVEINSRPERRDPPPELLTLAVEAGCYISIDTDAHAPGQLEWIGLGCEQAAEAGVQVERIVNALDADALADWASSHSA from the coding sequence GTGACCGAACCGGTGACTTTCGCTGTCGAGGCTCTGGAACGCATCGCGTATCTCCTCGAGCGGGGACGCGCCGAGACATACAAGGTGAGGGCTTTCAGGCGGGCGGCTGCCGCCATTCAGTCGGTCGAACCGGGGGAGCTGGAGGCGCTCTGGAGGGCGGGCCGCCTGCGGGACATTCCAGGGGTAGGAGAGACATCGGGAAGGGTCGTGGCGGAGGCGCTCGCCGGCGAAACCCCCGGCTACCTCGCTGAGCTCGAGGGGCGGGGTGAGCCAGGACTGAGCGAGAAAGCGACGGAGGTTCGTTCGGTGCTGAAAGGGGATTGCCACAGCCATTCGGACTGGTCCGACGGCGGGAGCCCGGTCGAGGTTATGGCGACGGCAGCGGCAGCCCTCGGGCACTCCTACCTGGTGATGACCGATCACAGCCCCCGTCTCACCGTGGCTCACGGATTGGATCCCGCCAGGCTGCGTAGCCAGCTGGCTCTCATCGACGAGCTGAACGAGAAGCTGACGCCATTTCGGGTGATGACCGGAATCGAAGTCGACATCTTGGAGGACGGGTCTCTCGACCAGGAAGACGAACTGCTCGACCGGCTCGACGTGGTTGTTGCCAGCGTTCACTCGAAGCTCCGGATGGAGGCTCCGGAGATGACCCGGAGGATGGTCCGTGCGATAGAGAACCCGCGCACGGACATCCTCGGTCACTGCACCGGGCGGATCATCGTCGGCCGAGGCCGCAAACCCTCGACATTCGACGCGCACAAGGTGTTCGAGGCGTGCCTGCGGACCGGAACTGCGGTAGAGATCAACTCTAGGCCCGAACGTCGCGACCCTCCGCCAGAGCTGTTGACGCTCGCTGTCGAAGCCGGGTGTTACATCAGTATCGACACGGACGCCCACGCGCCGGGGCAGCTGGAGTGGATCGGTCTCGGGTGCGAGCAGGCGGCGGAAGCGGGTGTGCAGGTCGAACGGATCGTCAACGCGCTGGATGCTGATGCGCTGGCTGATTGGGCGTCATCGCACTCGGCATAG
- a CDS encoding DUF72 domain-containing protein, which produces MPLLVGTSGWHYKHWKGGFYPSGLPQKQWLGYYADRFETVELNNAFYRLPSKEAFEQWATALPDGFVVAVKASRYLTHIRRLREPKDPVRLLVERSVGLGDKLGPFLLQLPPTLKGDPDALDATLKAFPSKARVAVEMRERSWFNEDCRRVLERRRAAICLADGGPVPVPAWRTADWGYVRFHWGKGSPDSCYGDTALRTWARKLAGLWSTNETVFAYFNNDAHGCAPRDARRFALAARKSGLEPARVPDSSETPITD; this is translated from the coding sequence ATGCCTCTGCTCGTCGGGACTTCCGGATGGCACTACAAGCACTGGAAGGGTGGCTTCTATCCCAGTGGCCTCCCCCAGAAGCAATGGCTCGGGTACTACGCGGACCGGTTCGAAACGGTCGAGCTGAACAATGCCTTCTACCGCCTACCGAGCAAAGAGGCTTTCGAACAATGGGCGACGGCGCTTCCAGATGGCTTCGTGGTGGCAGTGAAGGCCAGCCGCTACCTGACCCATATTCGCCGTCTGAGGGAGCCGAAAGATCCCGTTCGCCTCCTCGTGGAGCGTTCCGTTGGTCTCGGAGACAAGCTCGGGCCGTTCCTCTTGCAGCTGCCACCAACCTTGAAGGGCGATCCCGACGCCCTCGATGCCACCCTCAAGGCGTTCCCATCCAAGGCCCGGGTGGCGGTGGAGATGCGCGAGAGAAGCTGGTTCAACGAGGATTGCCGAAGGGTGCTCGAGCGCCGCAGGGCGGCGATCTGCCTCGCCGACGGAGGGCCGGTCCCGGTGCCGGCATGGCGGACCGCCGACTGGGGGTACGTCCGTTTCCATTGGGGGAAAGGCTCACCCGATTCCTGCTATGGCGACACCGCGCTGCGTACGTGGGCCAGGAAGCTCGCCGGGCTATGGAGCACAAACGAAACGGTCTTCGCGTACTTCAACAACGATGCCCATGGCTGCGCGCCCCGCGACGCCCGCAGGTTTGCGTTGGCTGCCCGCAAATCGGGACTCGAACCCGCCCGGGTCCCGGACAGCTCCGAGACTCCGATCACTGATTGA
- a CDS encoding sigma-70 family RNA polymerase sigma factor, whose translation MLYRCLAPWLADLGDARPVKAWVIGGDDDVCSITRTVAARAAHRGQPGHQVQMKLYATLLSGKGQEQDAADRAKQTVQDDHWPELRVDLSLREPGEQVDLAAVHSCRSRDPRWRQAWDTVRPGGRLLLDHRPQQQPDGMVTVEGSGLLFEKRAESRDISAEAVGTHASQDSLINDHMALARSLARRFEGRGEAAEELRQVGLAALVSCARRFDPSRGVPFSSYATGSILGELKRHFRDRAWGMRVGRATQETYLEVNRARETLSQVNGRSPTIQEIGRDIGVSEERVVEAMDAERGYWLASLDAPREDTGEAVELASIDEGFEKTLNRHQLEKLLPELSRRERVILERRFFRGWTQERIAEDIGVSQMQVSRLLSRTLAALRGGFGESEGPEGVVLSDHT comes from the coding sequence TTGCTGTACAGGTGTCTGGCGCCGTGGCTCGCGGATCTCGGCGACGCGCGTCCGGTAAAGGCTTGGGTCATCGGCGGCGACGACGATGTCTGCTCGATCACTAGGACTGTTGCAGCACGCGCGGCGCATCGCGGTCAGCCGGGGCATCAGGTGCAGATGAAGCTGTACGCCACCCTCCTGTCAGGCAAAGGACAGGAGCAGGACGCTGCTGATCGGGCCAAGCAAACGGTGCAGGATGACCACTGGCCCGAGCTGCGTGTTGACCTGAGCCTCAGGGAGCCCGGAGAGCAAGTGGACCTGGCGGCCGTGCACAGCTGCAGGAGCCGCGACCCTCGCTGGCGTCAGGCGTGGGACACGGTTCGGCCGGGAGGGCGCCTCCTCCTCGACCACAGGCCACAACAGCAGCCGGACGGCATGGTGACCGTCGAAGGTTCTGGTCTGCTCTTCGAGAAGCGTGCCGAGTCCAGGGACATCTCGGCGGAAGCCGTCGGTACCCACGCGAGCCAAGACAGCCTCATCAACGACCACATGGCGTTGGCCCGGTCGCTCGCGCGGCGCTTCGAAGGTCGCGGCGAAGCGGCGGAGGAACTGCGGCAGGTCGGGCTCGCGGCTTTGGTCAGCTGCGCACGACGTTTCGACCCTTCCAGAGGTGTCCCCTTCTCGTCCTATGCAACCGGGAGCATCCTCGGCGAGCTCAAGCGGCACTTCCGTGACCGAGCGTGGGGAATGAGGGTCGGCAGAGCTACTCAAGAGACCTACCTCGAAGTCAACCGCGCGAGGGAGACGCTGTCACAGGTCAACGGCCGCTCCCCGACGATTCAGGAGATCGGCAGAGACATAGGTGTCAGCGAAGAAAGAGTCGTGGAAGCGATGGACGCCGAACGGGGCTACTGGCTGGCTTCACTCGACGCTCCGAGAGAAGACACTGGAGAAGCAGTCGAATTGGCCTCGATCGACGAGGGCTTCGAGAAGACCCTTAACCGGCATCAACTCGAGAAACTTCTTCCTGAGCTCTCGCGAAGGGAGCGCGTGATACTCGAGCGAAGGTTCTTCCGAGGCTGGACCCAGGAGCGAATCGCGGAAGACATAGGCGTCAGCCAGATGCAGGTCTCCCGACTCCTCTCGCGAACGCTTGCCGCTTTGCGGGGGGGCTTTGGTGAGTCCGAGGGACCCGAGGGCGTGGTCCTAAGCGATCACACTTAG
- a CDS encoding ABC transporter substrate-binding protein — MRRLAAIVAVCLTIGSSLSACSGASGRTPVRGGTLNMLGTGDVDYMDPNVSYYTTGYLGLRMWSRQLLTYPAVAGRTTNPVPDLATQVPSRSNGGVSSNGLTYKLTIRPGAMWNTSPPRQVTGHDVVRGVERTCNPAQPFGGLADFETLIAGMQAFCDGFAKVSPTVAAIKGFLASNSVPGIRVDSANPLSVTFTLTRPATYFPNLLAIPALSPAPVEFLNYVPASPDLAQHTVSDGPYEILSYTPAKSIVFVRNRAWNGETDPARKAYVDRIVVSETETQQQVEQQLSTNSPGADMGWDSPIPTASVPAFLAAKNPRLTLGPTFGTDPFLLFDTASPNNGGALRKVKVRQTLEYGINRSELIRAAGGPQVAPPLTHVLPPGVVGSKPADPYPYDPAKARRMLRSDGTPSLRLKVLYQANLDFEARMFQIIQSELGKVGVSVTGVANNSSDFYTKYLEVPAVAHNGTWDLALAQWVPDWYGNAAFSFFFPLFAGPGSFPPQGSNFGFYDDPTTNKLIHEAASTTSVSKAGSLWAQADRQVMADAVIYPITSPAVPVYHAAQVHNAVFVPDLFQFDPTNVWLTPGRNGG, encoded by the coding sequence ATGAGACGGCTCGCAGCGATCGTGGCGGTGTGCTTGACAATCGGGTCTTCCCTTTCCGCGTGTAGTGGGGCGTCAGGCAGAACTCCGGTAAGGGGCGGAACGCTCAACATGCTCGGCACCGGCGATGTCGACTACATGGATCCAAACGTCTCCTATTACACGACCGGCTATCTGGGATTACGCATGTGGAGCCGTCAGCTGCTCACCTATCCTGCGGTGGCCGGACGGACAACCAATCCGGTCCCCGATCTCGCCACCCAGGTTCCCAGCAGGTCGAACGGCGGGGTCAGCTCCAACGGGCTCACCTACAAACTGACGATCCGACCGGGCGCGATGTGGAACACGTCGCCGCCGCGACAAGTGACGGGCCACGACGTCGTCCGTGGAGTCGAACGCACCTGCAACCCGGCGCAACCCTTTGGCGGACTCGCCGACTTCGAGACGCTCATTGCAGGCATGCAGGCCTTCTGCGACGGCTTTGCGAAAGTTTCCCCCACCGTGGCTGCGATCAAGGGGTTCCTGGCGTCGAACTCCGTGCCCGGAATCAGAGTCGACTCCGCAAACCCCCTGTCGGTGACGTTCACGCTGACCCGCCCCGCGACTTACTTTCCGAACCTGCTCGCAATTCCGGCTCTGTCACCTGCCCCCGTCGAGTTCCTCAACTACGTACCTGCCAGCCCTGACCTCGCCCAGCACACCGTCTCCGACGGGCCCTACGAGATACTGAGCTACACGCCGGCGAAATCGATCGTGTTCGTTCGCAACCGTGCGTGGAACGGGGAAACAGACCCTGCGCGCAAGGCGTACGTAGACCGAATCGTGGTTTCCGAAACCGAGACGCAGCAACAAGTCGAGCAGCAGCTCTCGACCAATTCCCCGGGTGCCGACATGGGGTGGGACTCCCCGATCCCGACCGCGTCGGTGCCGGCCTTCCTTGCGGCCAAGAATCCGCGGCTGACACTTGGGCCGACCTTCGGGACCGATCCGTTCCTGTTGTTCGACACTGCCTCACCAAACAATGGTGGTGCGTTGAGAAAAGTGAAGGTTCGGCAAACACTCGAGTACGGCATCAACCGGTCGGAGCTCATACGGGCCGCGGGCGGACCTCAGGTCGCGCCCCCTCTGACGCATGTTCTTCCTCCAGGCGTCGTCGGTTCCAAACCCGCGGATCCGTATCCGTACGACCCGGCCAAGGCAAGGCGGATGCTGCGATCGGATGGCACACCGAGCCTCCGCCTGAAGGTTCTCTACCAGGCGAACCTGGACTTCGAGGCTCGGATGTTCCAAATCATTCAATCGGAGCTCGGGAAGGTCGGCGTGAGCGTGACCGGCGTCGCAAACAACTCGAGTGACTTCTACACCAAGTACCTGGAAGTCCCTGCGGTAGCTCACAACGGCACCTGGGACCTCGCACTCGCCCAGTGGGTGCCAGATTGGTACGGGAACGCTGCGTTCTCTTTCTTCTTCCCGCTCTTCGCGGGGCCGGGTTCGTTTCCCCCGCAGGGGAGCAACTTCGGCTTTTACGATGACCCGACGACCAACAAGCTCATCCACGAGGCGGCCTCCACCACGAGCGTGTCCAAAGCCGGGTCGCTTTGGGCACAAGCCGACCGACAGGTGATGGCAGATGCGGTCATCTACCCCATCACCTCTCCGGCGGTGCCCGTCTACCACGCCGCTCAAGTGCACAACGCAGTGTTCGTCCCAGACCTGTTTCAGTTCGACCCGACCAATGTCTGGTTGACGCCCGGGCGAAACGGAGGGTGA